The Vibrio sp. 10N DNA window AATCGCTTTTATGTTCTCCTACTTCGCGCAGACAGTGTTGGTGTTCAGGCAAGAAGTAAATCTTCGCAATGCACTAAGGTTTTTTATGGTGCAATTTGGCGCACTGATGATTTCACAAGCGATAAGCGAGCTGTTCTCCGACTGGAACAGCTATATTCGAGTGCTGATGGTCGTCGTTATATTGCCCATCATCACCTATCTTATTCATAAAGTGTGGACCTACTCCGGCTCCTCAGAATCCACACCTCACTAACCGCTCTAAAGAGTCTGATAATGAACCAACATTCCATCGCAGAACGACATTTTCACTGGCTGTACGCTTTGGGCTTTGCTGTAGGATTGCTGCTGACTTTCCTATACGCACAAAACCAAATCCTCACTGGCGATCAAACCCAAATGCTGTACAAGGGATACTTAGGTGCCTATCAAGATACCTGGTTAAGCTATGGTAATGCCGCGAGCGCCGTGGGTAATGTTCCGGGTTCACTATCGACGTGGCTGATTGGTGTGCCTTTGCTTGTTTGGGATTCGCCATGGTCGCCGATGGTGCTGTTGGTACTTCTGCGTATCGTCTCACTGGTACTACTTGATAATGTCATCAAAACCATGATGCCAGAGAAAAACAGCGCCTTAATGCGCTTATTGTTTCTCGCACTCTATTGGCTAAACCCATGGTTTTTATACGATAGCCTGCTTTATAACCCATCGTATCTTTGCCTGTTTGCCGCCATGCACCTTTGGTCGGCCTCCAAGATGCGCCTTGGTAAGTCCTTCGGCTATACCTTTGTCCACGTATTATCGATTGGACTCGCGATGCAGCTTCACTATTCATGGCCAATTTTGGCGGTGATTTCAGTGTACTTGTTCTATCGCCAAATGGGGCAGGTCTCTTGGTTTGGTGCTCTCGCCGCTGTAGCGGCTCTCCTACTTTCATTGGTGCCTTACTTCCAAGAATATGCGGTCAATGAAGAACTGACTCGCGAGAGCGACAGATACATTGGCTATGGCTTAGTGCACGTTTATCCGGTTTTAAAAGCATTATTGTACTGGCTAAGATATGGCTCAATGCTGTTCTCAAACAAAGTCATTGCCTATGGTGAGTTTGATTGGTTAACACAGATTGAATGGTTAAAGATTTCCGCTCTCGCACTATGGAAGACTCTCGTATTCCTAGTTGGCGCTATAACAGTTGTCATCTCTGCAAGATTGAACTGGCTTTGGTGGAAACGTGTTAAGCCCTTATGCTTGCGTGGCCGAGGTAAAGTCAATGGCCAACAATGGGTCGAATTGTATGCATTTGGCGCTGTTGTTGGTGTGCTAATCAGTGCTGCCCTGTCACCCATTACCTTCTCTTACTGGCACTTAATCATGGTGTATCCATTTGCCATTTTGCCAATCCTGATTGGCATTCACGCTATATTGATTTCGAAACAGTCGGCACCTAGCAGCTCTACACCGACTAAGTTCAACGGTTTCGTGCAGCGCTATCGCTTAACATCACTCATCGCTACTTGGTTTACTGTGCGTGAAAAACGCGTACTGCTACTGAAGTTGGCGTTTGGTTATTTGCTGGCGCTCAACCTGCTTGCGTCTCACGACAGCATCAAATACTCCTACGAGGCCGATTATGTGCAGCAAACCGAGCAATTTTTGCAGCAGCAATCACTCATTAGTCCGAACGTGAGACCGCAATGATCGTTCGTTTTGTTTATACATTATTGCTAACCATCGTTGCGCCGCTGTTTCTGTATGGCTTATTCAAAGCCAAGCCAGGAAAACCAAGTGTGGGCAAGCGCTGGCGCGAACATTTTGGCTGGACACCAAAGCTCGCAACCAGTGACAAACCGGTGGTGTGGTTTCATGCCGTCTCCGTGGGCGAAACGTTAGCCGTTACCCCACTCATTAAGCAGTTTGCTAGCGAAAATCCCGATACGCAAATCGTCATTACGACAACAACGCCAACTGGCGCCGAGCAAGCTGAAAAACTGAGTGACATTGCTACTCATCGCTACATGCCACTCGATTTTGGTTTTGCGATAAAACGTTTTTTGCGCCTGATTAAGCCATCACAAATGGTCATTGTTGAAACCGAGCTTTGGCCAAATACGCTTCACATTGTCGCTAAAGCAGGTGTGCCTATCACTGTGATCAACGCTCGCTTGTCGGAGCGCTCTTGTCGTCGCTATCAAAAGGTCCAACCGCTATTCAATGTCATTGCCCCGACTATCTCGACCCTGTGCTGCCAGTTTGATGATGATGCGAGTCGCTTTGAACGTTTAGGTATAGCCCCAGAGCGTATTCAGGTGACAGGCTCAATCAAATTCGACATACAGATTACTGATAAGCAGATAGAGCAAGGGAAAGCACTGCGCAAGCAACTTGGTCAAGACCGACCAGTCTGGATAGCAGCAAGTACCCATGATGGTGAGGATGAGCAGGTTTTAACTGTTCATAAACAGCTACTACAGAATCATCCCGAACTACTGCTTATTGTCGTGCCTAGACACCCCGAGCGCTTTGAGAGTGTTGCAAAGCTTTGCAAAGACCAAGGCTTTGGAGCGATGAAACGCACCGAGCTTAACTCTGTGCTATCAAGCGAAACCTCCGTTGTGCTTGGTAACACCATGGGCGAGATGATGTCCTACCTAGCAGCAAGCGATGTGTGCTTTATGGGAGGGAGTTTACTCGGTAAGAAAGTCGGTGGGCATAACCTACTAGAACCTGCCGCACTTGGTTTACCTGTTCTAACCGGTCCCAGCTACTTTAACTTTACTGATATTACCGAGCAATTGGTTGAGAACGATGGTGCTATTATTTGTCAGGATACAGAGCAAATATCGATTGCTGTTTCTAAGCTCATTGAGCAGTCATCACTTGCCACCGAAATGGGAATTGCTTGTAAACAAGTAGTGAATCGCAATCAAGGTGCATTAAGGCACACACTAGACCGTCTTTCTTCTTTTCATATTACAGAAAAAACGAACCCAAAATCACTATGACCGTAAATCACTCCATTACCCCTGAATGGGTCACTAAACTCAGTGCTGCATTAATCGCGCTCTTTTTTGCGTCTTACTTCAATGGTGGTTACAACCTCACCTCGGCACTGCTCGCATTAACTGCGATTATCGTCTTGGTGTATCAACGTAAAATTAGCCCCAGTTCTGCACCTCAAAACCTGCAGCTATTAAACTGGACGTTTGCATTATTCGGTCTTAACTTGGCCATTATTACTTTAAGTGCCTACTTAGATCTTGATACAAGAAGTGTTGGACGCTCAATTGAGTACCCCGCCAAAGCCTTGTTGCTGTGCATTGTCAGCTACGTAGTGATATTCACCCGAGCTTCAACCGCATCGCTATGCTATGGCTTGGTTGCCGGTGGTGTGTTGGGTGCGCTTATTTCAGGCTACGATGTGTATATTCAGCACTGGCGTGGCTTTGGTGCAATGATGCCAATTCAAAAGGGCAATGCTGCGATCCTATTCTCTACGATGCTGTTTACGCTTTCATTCTACTGGTATAAGTCAAATCAAAAGCTGGCATGGCTTTGCTTATTGGGTGCTAATCTCGCGCTTGCTGCGAGCATAATGTCACTCAGTCGAGGCGGGTGGGTTCTTGCTCCACTCACCTATTTGATTGCCGCTGGGGTTTTCTTCAAACAGACCGCACGCCACTATACCGCCATTGCAATCCTATCATTGATTGCAACGGTCACATTAGTCTTCACCACCGCGCCTGTCGGCCTTGAAGAGCGCGTGGCTGTGGTAGCGAGTGAGGCACAATCAGAACAAGGCTCGGTAGGCGTGCGTATTGAAATGTGGAAGTTTGCTTGGCAGTTGTTCGCTGAAAAACCGCTAATGGGCTGGGGTGAAGATGCGCTTCAACCACGTTTAGATATCGCGGTTGCCAGTGGCGAGCTTTCAAACTACGCGCGAACATTCAATGGTAATGCTCACAGCGCCTATTTCAATGCCCTATCCCAACGCGGTGTGATTGGCTTTATTGGACTAATGGCCTTTCTCGCCATTCCAGGCATTCTCTATTTGATCTCACTAGTGCGAGCCAAGAGCGAAGAGACCAAACTATGGGCGACACTTGGCGGGCTGCACATCCTATCGACGGCGGGTTTTTGCGTATCTCAAGACCACTTCCTGCATAACGAAGGCGTGGTACTCTATGCGACCACCAATGCTATTTTACTTGGCTTCCTTATTCGTGCGAAAAACGCAGAGAAAAGTTAAGCCTTAATGCACAAATCGCTTCCCTGCCATAGAACCAATGACCTTGGCAGGGTTGCCGCCGATAATAGCATCCTTTGCAAACTCACCACTGACTAACGCGGATGCGGATACAATCGAGTTGTCGTTAATGATGCACCCCTTAAGAAGGGTCGAGCGTGCACATACCCATAAATCTGAGCCGACTATCACCTCTTTATCTGGATTGATGCTCGTACCCGTTTCTAGCTCGACCGCGTGCATGTCCGTATCCATAAATAAGGTTTGCCACGAGACTAGCGCTCGGTCACCAAAGCGCATACTTTTTTGACACACGATCGTCGTTTCACCAGAGAAGTTAACCCCATCACCAATAGTGAGCTCACCAGAGATGTGAAGACGGCTTCCGGTACCAATTTTGTTGCCACGCCCGAAGTTCACGATGCCGCCTTTTTTAAGCGACCATATAAACCGAGAGTATTTGCCGTCAGCTATCTGAACCTCACCAAAACCCAGTTTTATTTTTCCAAACTTAGCTCCCTCAGGCACAGTTACTTTACCGCGCAGATCTCTGAAGTAGGTACGATGACAAACGAGTACAGGAAAGCGCAGAGCCGTTCTCAATGGAAAATAGCGAAAATTAAACCATAAGGTTTTGGGAATACACCTTAAGTAGAAATAGAGTTTTCTCATTGCTTACCCTGTTGGTATCCTGCTAGCAACGCATCAAAATCCATGGGCTGCCAGTGGATTTGGTAACGTCCCAACTCTTTCTCGAAAGAACGTTTTAGGCGACTGAGATTATCTTGCTTCCAGCTGTCACCGGCTTGTTCACTGCATTTGTCGAAATCAATGATCCATACATTATCCTGCACATCCATCAGCACATTGTGGATATTGAGGTCGGTGTGATTCACTCCTGCATCGTGCATCGCTCGGATTTCAGCACCAATTCTATGATACGCCGCTTTGTCTAACGCACCGTCTTGAAGAATTGCGACCAAGTCTCGTGCATTAGCAATTTTTTCACTCAAAAGATCAGCTCGATAATAAAGGCCTGATCGTATTGCAATCGCTGCTAGTGGGCGGGGCACATTGACGTTGGCTTTAGCAAGTTTGTTAAGAAGAGAAAACTCCTGAAAACTGCGCGTATTTTGCCAACCATTGAACCAGTATTGGTCACGCACCAACTTGCCAAACAACCCACCACGGCGATAATGGCGCAGCGCCGCTGGCAAATGTTCAGTTTCGACAAACCAAGTAGTGCCGCGACCTTGTGCGCTGCCTATTACTTTGTTTTGTGCTTTCCAAAACTCTGGGGTAAACAATTCTTCATCAGGACTAGAAATGTAGTCGCTGTCATACCAAATCATAGTATTGGGGTTGGGGGCTATTTGTTGCACAAGGTCTCCGGTGGATGGATAGTCAATGACGTTGTTTCACGCATTAATCTAACCATTTATTCATGCCATTGCGACAATAAGCAACGGTCGTATTCAATTTTTGTTGCTTGATTTGAGTCAATGACTTATCCCCATCATCGACCTCCCTCACAGGATGGTCCAAATGATAAACAACCGCTCGCCCAAGTGAACCATGTGCCGTGACGCCGACTAAGGAAAGGCGATGACTAAGATCAACATCCTCTCCCCCCCATCCTATGAAGTCCTCATCAAAGCCATTCACCAACAATAAGTCTTGGCGATCGACAGCGAAGTTAGCACCATATGGCCAAATCGTTTTGATTCGATTCAACAAGGGCAATACCCATGTCGGATAGCGAATAGCTTGTTCAATTTTTGACAGCTGCTTGCGTAGGGAAAGCCACAGTAACAAAGAAGTTTTGCTCAACTCCGTTATCGACGAGTCACCATTCTTTAACCACTGAGTGATATCTGAACCCAAATATACTCTTGGCCCCGTGACCAGTCCCTTTGGGCAGCTCAAGGCTTTATGATCAGCAACAAAGTGAGGGCTGGGTATGCAATCACTATCGGTGAAAATAATTCTGTCAGCTTGGGAGCTTGCCACGGCTTTATTGAGAATGACCGTTCTTCTAAAACCTTGATCTTCATGCCAAATATGACGCAATCTCAATCCCTTCCGCTGAAATGACTCAACGAGTTGTTTCACATCAGGTTCAGAGCCATCGTCTGCGACACAAATGTCAAAATCCTTGTCTACCTGATTGAGATAACCTGACAAGGTGAGCTTCAAGACGTCGGCATCGTTATAGGCCGACATAATCACTTCATACCGCATAGTTCGGTGGTCATTACCTTTACTAAATCACTATTCAAAGAGTGACAGAGTTTAACAATTTGTAAAGTCTATCGTTTTGGGGCGGCGATTCTAGCACTATAGTGAAATTTTACATTCTATTTTCTTAGCTGCATAATCGTTGCCTATCTATTACTGAATGCGCTGACACTATGGCTTTGTTTACCACTCCTCCTACATCGATTTGCATTCTGCGCTTGTCTGCCATTGGCGACGTGTGCAACACCATCGCTGCGGTACAAGCAATTCAAGCACACTGGCCGAACACCCAAATCACCTGGATAACCGGATCACTAGAAGCAAAGCTGCTCGAGAGTATTCAAGGCATCAGTGTTGTCGTGTTTGACAAAAAAGCAGGTTGGCGAGGCTATCGCGACTTGTGGCGTCAGCTTCGTGGTCAACAGTTTGATGCTCTACTTCACATGCAATACGCGCTGCGCGCAAGCATTGCAACTCTGGGTATTAAAGCCAAATACAAACTCGGTTTTGATGCTGAAAGAGCGCAAGACTTTCAGCAGTTATTCACCAACGTCAAGGTGCCTTCACCACAAAAAATGCATGTACTGGATGGATTGCTGGCCTTCAGCGAGACACTTGGAGTCCCAGCCTCCTCCCCCCATTGGCAACTAAACTATAGTCAGCAACACGCTGATTGGGCAAAACCGCTTTTAGTGGGACAGCAAAATCTCGTCATTGTTCCTGCGGCTAGCAAGGGCTATAAAAACTGGACGGCGGAAGGTTATGTTGCTGTGATTAATCATGCCATTGAGAAGGGATGGAAGGTCATCTTGGCAGGCAGCCCGGCAAAGATTGAGGTGGAGCTTGGTGCGAAAATTGAAGCTTTGTGCTCTCACACAATCAACAACGTCATTGGTCAAAGTAGCCTGATGCAGATGCTGGCTCTGCTTGATATGGGCGATTTGGTGATTGCGCCGGATACCGGGCCAACCCACATGGCCAATGCGATGAATACGCCCGTGATAGGATTATATGCTCATCACAACCCGCAACGCACAGGCCCATATTGTTATTTAGATTATGTGGTGTCGGCTTACGAAGAGGCGATTGTCGCGGAAACAGGTAAAGCCAGCAATGAGCTTGAGTGGCGTGCACGAGTGAAAGACAAGCAAGCGATGCAGCGCATTAAGGCTGAAAGCGTGATTGCGATGTTCGATCATGTGGTGAAAGCAGAAGCGCTTTGTTAATGCTGTATATTCAAGCTATTACACTCATTACCCTAAGTAGTGCACTCGTCATCCTACGTAGTACACCCGTCATCCTACGTAGTACACCCGTCATCCCCTTGAAAAAGGGGATCTCATGAAGCGCGCTGTGAAGTTAAGTGCTCTTTGGATATAGCGTTATTATTTAGGAAGTCACTCGCTGTAGGAGATCCTCACTTTCGTGAGGATGACGAGAACAGTGAGGATGTCGAGGGTAAACGAGCATGTCGAGGGTAAACGAGCATGTCGAGGGTAAACGAGCATGTCGAGGGCAGGTGAAGATGACGAGAAGACTGGGCAGAACAACAATCAACCAAGGATCATTACAGTGACCAAACCAACACTAGCTGTCGCGCTGATAGTAAAAAACGAATCGAAACATCTACGCGCTTGCCTAGAGACAGTGCAAGGCTGGGTGGATGAAATTGTCGTCCTAGACTCTGGCAGCAGTGATGACACTCAAGCCATTGCCGAGGAGATGGGCGCCAAGTTTTACACCAACAGTGAGTGGCCCGGGTTTGGCCGCCAAAGGCAAATCGCACAAAGCCATGTCCAATCCGACTTTGTTTTTTGGCTCGATGCCGATGAGCGCGTCACGCCAGAACTTAAAGCCAGTATCTTAGATGCGGTCAGTAAAAACGCCCCAACCACCATTTATCAGTTCGCCCGACTCAGCTGGGTGTTTGGCCGCTTTATCAAACACTGTGGCTGGTATCCAGACAAAGTGCTACGCCTCTACCCGACTAAGCTCACGCAGTACAACGATTCTTTGGTGCATGAAAAAGTCGAAACAGATAAATCAATGACGATTGAAACCTTAACGGGCGATCTCATCCATTACACTTACGATGACATTCATCATTACTTGGTAAAATCTGCAGGCTATGCCAAGGCGTGGGCAGAACAAAGAGAGAAACGCGGCAAGAAGTCGAGCATTTCACAAGGTATTCTGCACGCTGTGGCGTGTTTTGTGAAAATGTACATCGTCAAAGCCGGCTTTTTGGATGGTAAGCAGGGATTATTACTGTGTTTGCTGTCAGCGCACTCCACGTTCGTGAAATACGCTGATCTTTGGGTTAGGACAAGTACTGAGCCGCCCAAGGGTTAAGCTCTTGAGTCACCTTAGCAATATCGATGCGGGTCATGTTCTCTTGGCTCGCTTTGTCCTCTGCTCGAGGCGGCGCAAACGCTAAATGGCGACCTTCTGAGTTTAGTGGCTTCCAACGTAGCGGTGTTGCTGAGCGTTTCGCTGGGAAAAAACCCACGGTTGGCACGTCAAGTGCTGCAGCGATATGAAGCGGCCCTGTAGAGCCCGCAATAAACAAACTGGCGCACGCTAGCGAGCATGAAAAATCCACCAGCCCGTCATTTTTGTCATACACCACACTGTCGATCGTCTTCTCTGCGAGCAGCGCTTGAAGCTCTCGTGCTTTCTCTTCTTCACCCGGCCCTGCAGTCAACACAACATTCATACTGCCATCAATGCCAGCCACCAACGCCGCATATTGCTCGAGCGTCAAATTGTTCGCTGAACCACCACTGCCCGCGTGAACATAAATCCAAGGCAACGCTTTATTTAAGCCAAGCTCACTCGCCAGCTTTTCTTTCTGTTTCGCCAACGCATCAAGAGAAAAAGAAAAATACGGCGCGCGCGGTTCTACAATCTCAATCGACTGATCGTTTAAAAACGCACGGACCAGGTCGAGGTTGTACTCGTACTCTGGCTTGGCACTTTGAGAGCGCTTTTGTTTAATGCGTCGGTTATAGAAAAGCTGGGCAAACTTGGTCGCTGGGGCCAGTCGATACGGGATTTTCGCTTTCCATACCAACAGGGCGTTATAAGTAGTTGAAAACAGGTTGATGGAAGCATCAAACTTGGCGCCCTTAAGAGTTTCAACGAGATGTTTCTGGGTGTGCTTGTCTGCGTTTTTTCCACAATCCACAATCACTTCATCAATCCAAGGGCAGGCTCTTGCGAGCGCCACAGTATAGCTAGGAACCAAAGCGGTCACTCGACAATCAGGCATCGAGGCTTTGAGCATCGCAAAACTCGGCCATGCCAACATAAAATCGCCTATCTTGTCGTTCCGAACCACCAGTATGTTTTTCATCTTTATTCTCTTGTCACCTAGCTGTTTGAGGATAATAGCAATTCACTGTGTTCTGGCAACCTCATTCCTAATAAACACTGGAAAGTGCTACACTGACGCAAACTATTAACAAGAGCCAATACCGTGACAAAAAAACGTCTATCTCGAGTGATTTATCCCGGCACCTTTGATCCTATTACCAACGGTCACCTTGATCTGATTGAACGTGCTTCGACCATGTTTGATGAAGTCATCATCGCCATTGCTGCTAGCCCGAGCAAAAACACCATGTTTACTCTCGATGAGCGTGTGCAGTTCACCACCGAAGTCACAAAGCACCTAGATAATGTCACCGCCAAAGGCTTTTCAGGTCTTCTAGTCAACTTTGCAGAAGATGAACAAGCTAACGTGCTGATCCGCGGCCTACGTACCACGGTCGACTTCGAATATGAGTTTGGTCTGACGAACATGTATCGAAGACTACTGCCTGGCTTGGAGAGTGTGTTCCTCACCCCAGCAGAAGAGCACGCATTCATCTCTTCGACTTTGGTTCGCGAAGTCGCCATCCATGGTGGCGATGTGAGTCAATTTGTGCCACCACTGATTGAGCAGGCATTGCAAACCAAGAAGGTTGTGTAGGGTCTAAAGATATACACAAATTAACAATAGTTTGATTGCTATTTTATTGACCTACACTTGAAGAATGTGTGAGACTTCGAACGTTTTTTTGTTCAGCAAGATGATATAGCCTCATCTTGCTCAGCATCGGCCAAAACGATTCATCTTGGTCGAAGTCCCGCTTCTGGAGCATATGAAAATGATAAATAAACAGCGAACGCTGTGGTTCCTACTCATTGGCGCTTTGTTAATTCGCCTACTCTCACTTGGGTTCTATCCGCTAATGGACACAACTGAGTCGCGCTACGGTGAAATGGCGCGCATGATGGTGGAAACTGGTAACTGGCTAACGCCTTTGTTTGATTACGGCGTCCCATTTTGGGGTAAGCCGCCACTCTTTACGTGGATGAGCGCTGCGAGCGTCGAGCTCTTTGGGCTGTCAGAGTTTACTTTGCGCTTACCACATTGGCTTGCGGGTGTATTGGTGGTTGCTGCCGCCGCTTGGTTTGCAAAAAAGAATGGTTACAATCCACTGGTTGCCGCAGTCGTGCTGTCGACCACGCTCGTGTTCTCCATCTCAGCGGGCGCTGTAATGACCGATATGGCACTCACTATGGGTCTTGCGCTTGCCATGGTTGGTTTCTACCAATGTTGGCGCGGTGAAACACTTTGGGGTTATGTAGGCTTCATTGGTCTTGCTATTGGCCTACTGGCTAAAGGTCCGGTTGCGATTGTTCTATTTGGCCTGGCTGTCTTCCCATGGATGGTGATTCAACATGGTCTCATTGGCGCGTTCGTTGAGCTATGGCGCCGCTTCCCACTAATTAAGGGAACACTGCTGATGTTAGCCATAGCACTGCCTTGGTACATCATGGCAGAGCGTGCTACGCCTGGATTTATCGATTACTTTATTGTCGGCGAGCACTACAAGCGCTTTGTCGAACCTGGCTGGACTGGCGATCTTTATGGTTCTGGTCACGAAGAGCCTAAAGGTAAAATTTGGTTCTTCTGGCTATTAGCCGTACTCCCTTGGTCACTCATTCTGCCAGTACTCATGTTAGTGCGTGCCAAGTTTGGCCTTGAGCAAGCAAAGCAAAACCACGGTTTCACTAGCTTTGCTATTTGGTGGGCATTGTCACCGCTTATTTTGTTCACGGTTTCAAGTAATATTTTGCCGACCTACGTACTACCAGGCACACCAGCGATTGGTCTATTGATTGCGATTTTCTGGAAGAACAAAGATACCATTTGGTTGACGATTGCTGCGCTGGTTGTCCCTGTAGCACTGATCGCAGCGACGTACATGCTGTCGACGGGGAAAATTGCCGATAACAGTGATAAACATCTGATTGAGAGCCTAGACCCTGATGTGCGCGTGTTCTACAAATACCCACGCTCATATTCAGGTCAATATTACAGCTTTGGTCAAGCCAAAGTACTGCGCACTGACGATCAACTTGAAGGACTCGATCAGTTCTATCTGATCACCTTCAAAGACCGAATGGCCTATGACTACCCATACTATCAAGAGAAGTTTGATTGTAGTGATGTCGTTGCTGAAAGCCACAACCGCGGTGCTATTCTGTGTAAGGTGAAACCCTAGCAATAACTAGCCAACAAAAAATAAAAAGGCCTGATTAATCAGGCCTTTTTTGTATTCAAATGCGGTTCAATGACTTCTCATCATGTGAACAATTAAATACCAAACTCTGCACGGTACGCTTTCACCGCTTCAAGGTGCTCAGCATTACCACCTTTCTCTTCAAGGTAAGTGATAAGGTCTGTCAGACTGACGATAGAAATCACCGCGCAGCCAAAGTCTCGTTCCACTTCTTGAATGGCAGAAAGCTCACCCTTGCCTTTTTCTTGACGGTCAATCGCAACTAGCACGCCCGCTAGGTCAGCACCGTTGGCTTTGATGATTTCCATTGACTCACGAATCGCAGTACCCGCTGTGATCACGTCATCCACCAGCATAATACGACCTTCGAGTGCGCTACCCACTAGGTTGCCACCTTCACCGTGGTCTTTCGCTTCCTTACGGTTGAAACAGTAAGGAGTGTCGATATCGTGGTGATCAGCGAGTGCTACCGCCGTTGTCGTTGCAATTGGGATGCCTTTGTAAGCTGGGCCAAATAGCACGTCAAACTCAATGCCTGAGTCCGCTAATGCAGCTGCGTAGAAGCGGCCTAGACGTGCTAGGTCACGACCAGTATTGAAAAGCCCAGCGTTGAAGAAGTAAGGACTTTTACGACCAGATTTAAGGGTAAACTCGCCAAATTTTAGGACTTCTTTCTCTAATGCAAATTCAATAAATTCACGCTGGTATGCTTTCATTTTATCTCTCTCTTTAATTTCATTCACAATGTACATCGCGTCACCCACGCAGTACACCCGTCATTCGACGATGCTCCGTCAATCAACGATTCCTCGTCATCCTCTTGAAAAAGGGGATCTCCTGCGGCACGTGACTCACATAATTTGAGCACAATACTCGCTGCCAAAGATCCTCACTTTCGTGAGGATGACGGTTTATTTTGGTTTTATCGTGCTCAGAAGTCGAGGCTGTACACTAGTCATCCTTGTATATTCGTCATCCCTACACACTCGTCATCCCCTTGAAAAAGGGGATCTCCTGCGGCACGTGACTCACATAATTTGAGCACAATACTCGCTGCCAAAGATCCTCACTTTCGTGAGGATGACG harbors:
- a CDS encoding glycosyltransferase family 2 protein, which codes for MTVTKPTLAVALIVKNESKHLRACLETVQGWVDEIVVLDSGSSDDTQAIAEEMGAKFYTNSEWPGFGRQRQIAQSHVQSDFVFWLDADERVTPELKASILDAVSKNAPTTIYQFARLSWVFGRFIKHCGWYPDKVLRLYPTKLTQYNDSLVHEKVETDKSMTIETLTGDLIHYTYDDIHHYLVKSAGYAKAWAEQREKRGKKSSISQGILHAVACFVKMYIVKAGFLDGKQGLLLCLLSAHSTFVKYADLWVRTSTEPPKG
- a CDS encoding glycosyltransferase family 9 protein, which produces MKNILVVRNDKIGDFMLAWPSFAMLKASMPDCRVTALVPSYTVALARACPWIDEVIVDCGKNADKHTQKHLVETLKGAKFDASINLFSTTYNALLVWKAKIPYRLAPATKFAQLFYNRRIKQKRSQSAKPEYEYNLDLVRAFLNDQSIEIVEPRAPYFSFSLDALAKQKEKLASELGLNKALPWIYVHAGSGGSANNLTLEQYAALVAGIDGSMNVVLTAGPGEEEKARELQALLAEKTIDSVVYDKNDGLVDFSCSLACASLFIAGSTGPLHIAAALDVPTVGFFPAKRSATPLRWKPLNSEGRHLAFAPPRAEDKASQENMTRIDIAKVTQELNPWAAQYLS
- the coaD gene encoding pantetheine-phosphate adenylyltransferase, with translation MTKKRLSRVIYPGTFDPITNGHLDLIERASTMFDEVIIAIAASPSKNTMFTLDERVQFTTEVTKHLDNVTAKGFSGLLVNFAEDEQANVLIRGLRTTVDFEYEFGLTNMYRRLLPGLESVFLTPAEEHAFISSTLVREVAIHGGDVSQFVPPLIEQALQTKKVV
- a CDS encoding ArnT family glycosyltransferase; translation: MNKQRTLWFLLIGALLIRLLSLGFYPLMDTTESRYGEMARMMVETGNWLTPLFDYGVPFWGKPPLFTWMSAASVELFGLSEFTLRLPHWLAGVLVVAAAAWFAKKNGYNPLVAAVVLSTTLVFSISAGAVMTDMALTMGLALAMVGFYQCWRGETLWGYVGFIGLAIGLLAKGPVAIVLFGLAVFPWMVIQHGLIGAFVELWRRFPLIKGTLLMLAIALPWYIMAERATPGFIDYFIVGEHYKRFVEPGWTGDLYGSGHEEPKGKIWFFWLLAVLPWSLILPVLMLVRAKFGLEQAKQNHGFTSFAIWWALSPLILFTVSSNILPTYVLPGTPAIGLLIAIFWKNKDTIWLTIAALVVPVALIAATYMLSTGKIADNSDKHLIESLDPDVRVFYKYPRSYSGQYYSFGQAKVLRTDDQLEGLDQFYLITFKDRMAYDYPYYQEKFDCSDVVAESHNRGAILCKVKP
- the pyrE gene encoding orotate phosphoribosyltransferase — encoded protein: MKAYQREFIEFALEKEVLKFGEFTLKSGRKSPYFFNAGLFNTGRDLARLGRFYAAALADSGIEFDVLFGPAYKGIPIATTTAVALADHHDIDTPYCFNRKEAKDHGEGGNLVGSALEGRIMLVDDVITAGTAIRESMEIIKANGADLAGVLVAIDRQEKGKGELSAIQEVERDFGCAVISIVSLTDLITYLEEKGGNAEHLEAVKAYRAEFGI